The genomic window ACCTGTCCACGCTCGGATGCCTCGGCAAACCTTTGCTCGTTCAGTGCCTTATCTTTTTCTGCCTGCAGCCGTTTTTGCTCGGCCACTTCTTGCTTTAATGCCGTTGAACCGTCATCGACTCGTGATTTTTTATCACGGCGTTTTTGGGTCTTAACGTCACGAACCTTTTGTTTACTGGCAAGCCCAGCTTTAAGTAGCTGCTCTTGTAATGCGTTAGCCATGGATCATTACCTACTTAATCTATCTATAAAATCAAAGTGCTAGATTGATAAACAACCTAGACAGTTTTAAATCAAACTACATTTTTGCGGCCAATTCGCCAAGCTCTGTCATCGCGATACTGGCGCCGCCAAGTGACCAACCGCCATCAACCGGCAACACAACACCGGTAATATAAGAGGCAAATTCAGAGCCTAAGAATAATGCGGCATTGGCAATATCCTGGCCTGTACCGTTGCGTTTTAGCGGAACGGACTGGGCAACTTTCTGCTGTAGTGCACTACTCGGCGCAAGGCGATTAAAGCCTTCAGTGTTCGCGATGGGGCCAGGCATAATCGAATTAATCCTCAGCCCTTCACAACCCCACTCTAAGGCTAAAGTTCGCGTCAGCATATCCACACCCGCTTTTGCCGCACACACATGCACTTGCATTGGCATAGCAATCGAAGCCTGTGGCGCCGAAATCTGGATAATATTGCCATTGGGTCGACGCAGCAAAGGATACGCCTGCTTTAGCACTTGAAAACTACCAAGCAAATCAATGTCCATTACTGACTTAAAACCATTGGCCGAAAGCTTTGCCGCGCTGGCGGGGAAATTACCCGCCGCGCCACTGACCAACACATCGATAAAACCAAACTCAGCAGCAATTTTATCAAAACCGACTTCAAGGGCGCTAAGATCGCGCACATCGAAGCTCACCCCTAAATGAATGCCGTCAGGATTAGCCTGCTGTAGCTGCAATACTGCGGCATCGATTTTATCTTGGCTGCGACTCGCAACAGCCACATTAGCACCTGCCTGGGCGAACGCGATGGCAATCGCCAGATTGATCCCACTGGTGCCACCGACAACGACAACATTCTTACCTTGATAGTTAAACATCGTAGCATTAAACATGGGCGTTCTCCGTGAACTTGGGTAGCAATGGTGACTGTACTTACTGCATTTAACATATTCGTTTTAGCAGGCTAACCAAAGCAATATCAAGTCATTATAGCAATGATTGATAAATCGCTTGCAATGCTGCTAATGGATCGGCGGCTTTGGTGATGGGGCGGCCGATGACGAGGTAATCTGAACCGGCAGCCAGCGCCTCTGGTGGTGTCATCACCCGGTGTTGGTCACCCACATCACTGCCCACAGGGCGAATACCTGGGGTGATAAGTTTAAAGTCTTGACCTAATAATGACTTAAGTACAGTCGCTTCTTGGGCGGAGCAGACGACACCATCAAGACCCGCTTGTTTGGTCAGCTTAGCTAAACGCTGAACATGCTCAAAGGCAGGCACATCGATACCGATGAGTTTAAGATCGTCATCGCTCATAGAGGTTAATACCGTGACCGCGATCAGCATTGGTGCATCTTTACCGTAGGGTACTAAAGCCTTTTTTGCCGCCTCCATCATGGCTAAGCCACCGCTGGCATGCACGTTCGTCATCCAAACGCCAAGCTCTGCAGCGGCGGCAACGGCTTTAGCGACAGTGTTGGGAATATCGTGAAATTTCAAGTCGAGGAACAAATCAAAGCCACGGTCATGGATATCTTTCACCAGTTGCGGGCCAAACAGGGTAAACATTTCTTTGCCGACTTTAAGGCGGCACATGTTGGGATCGAGTTTGTCTATCAGTTGTAAAGCGTGGTTTTTATTATCGTAATCAAGCGCTACGAGGATAGGTTTAGTCGTCATCATCTCTCCAACGGGGTTACACTAACTAGGTATTTCAAAAGGTTATTCGCCGTCTAAGCCTCTGATCCGTTTAATACTGCCCCAATTTTTACAGGAAGGACAATGCCAATAAAGCGCATGGGAAGGAAAACCACACTCCTTACAACGGTAGCTTGGACGGAATTTAATTTGTTGCTCAACCAGCTGCTCTAGCATAGTTAAACTTTGCTTAGCCTGCCCTTCTTCGGCCTGGCGCAAATGCATTTGCATCAGATGCTGAAAGCCTTTCATCGTCGGATGGCGATACAGTGCATCGAGGACCATATTTTCGGCAGCTTTTAGCTCATCAAGGCTGATCATATGTTGGGCAAGCGCCACCACCACGGATGCGCCAGCGCCTTCAGCCATGGCGCCCGCCAGTAATTCCTGATAGCCCTCTTTATCTTGGGTATCACGATACACTTGTTTCGCCGTCGGCAGGGCATCGGCAAAAAGTTCAATATCCGCTTTTTTAAGTGCAGCGAGCATGGCTTTACACTGTGAATAATCTTGAATATCGAGGAATTTTTTGGCGAGTGTGAGTAAAGCCCGGCCACACTTAGGATCTTGCTTGAGTGCTTGTTGCAGCAGTTTAATCTTCTCTACATCATCATTGGCTTCATCGGCGAGCTGGCAATAAAAGTGGGCTATGATGGGCTTTAAGGTTTGCTGGCGTTTGCGGCTTAAACGCTTAGTGATATCGATAGCCTTTTGCCATTCCTTAATCACTTGATAGATAGCGATTAGCTGGGTTTCAGACTCTTCACTGTGATCGTCTTGGCTGACTAAATTGATAAAAATTTCTTCCGCCCTGTCGTAAAATCCCGCCGCCAAATAATCTTTACCCAGTTCCATCATGGCAATATCACGTTGCTCATTGGTGAGCGTTGGCCTAGCGATCAGATTTTGGTGGATACGGATGGAGCGGTCAACTTCGCCGCGTTTACGAAAAAGTGAGCCTAAGGACAGATGAGTGTCGATAGTTTCATCGTCAACATCGAGCATGCTGATAAATAAATCAACCGCTTTGTCTGACTCGTTAGACAACAGGAAATTAAGGCCAGTGAAATAATCACGGCTTAGTTGCTTACGCTGATTAGTTTGATTTTGCCTTATGCTCCGCCGCCCCATATACCAACCGTAACCGGCAGCAATCGGAAGCAGCAGAAAGAGGATCTCAAGCATATTAGGCGTCTACGTCCTGGGGCATTTTAGCAAGTTGCACATTTAACTTCTTTTGGGTTGCCGCTAAAGTCAGTTTCAGTCTCACAATATAATAGCAAGCAAATAACCAACTCAGCATAAAGCCAGCAAAGAAAACGATCGCTAATACTACGGGTAGACGATATTCACCTTGGGCCACAAAATAGCTGATCGTCACCATTTGCTCATTACGTGCACCAAAGATTAATGCCAGAATAAATAACAGTGCCACAAGGACAGTCACCACAAAAGATTTCACGCTGCACTCCCTAAACGCGTTTCAATTTTCTGATTATCCAAGAAATTCACTGGGCTGACCAGCTTTGCCTTGCAATAGATACAAAAAAGCCCCCTAACGGAGGCTTTTCACTATGCGGTCAATCACACATTAACGGCGTCAACGCGCTCGCGCAGTTCTTTGCCTGGCTTAAAGTGCGGGACGTATTTGCCTTCCAATTCGACAGATGAACCTGTCTTTGGATTGCGGCCAGTACGCGGCGCACGATAATGAAGCGAGAAACTACCAAAGCCACGGATCTCAATACGATCACCGCTTTCCAATGTTGTTGCCATTTGCTCCAACATCTCTTTGATTGCACTTTCAACTTCCTTCGCCGACAGCTGCGACTGCCTGGTGGCGAGTTTTTCGATCAGTTCGGATTTTGTCATCCTAGCTATCCCCTATTATCAAGCCAAACACAGTCACCTATAAAGGGTGGCGAACCACCCTCTAACAACAGGCGATTATTTGCGAGCTGCTTTAAACGCTTCAGCCATTGCATTACTAATAACAGCGTCTTCTTGTTTATTCAAGGTCGCCATTACTTCTTTTTCTTCAGCTTCGTCTTTCGCTTTGATTGACAGGCTGATAGAACGGTTCTTACGGTCAACACCCATGAACTTAGCTTCGATAGCGTCACCTACATTGTAAACAGTAGATGCATCTTCGATGCGCTCACGGCTGATGTCAGCTACACGGATGTAACCTTCAACAGTGTCAGCCAGTTCCACAGTCACACCTTTAGCATCAACAGCAGAAACAGTACCGTTTACGATAGTACCTTTCTTCTTGTCAGCTAAATAAGCGTTGAATGGATCGTCTTCAGTTTGCTTAACACCTAAGCTGATGCGCTCACGCTCTGGGTCTACAGACAGAACCACTGCGTGGATTTCATCGCCTTTCTTGTATTCAGAAACTGCGTCTTCGCCAGTACCGTTCCAAGAAATGTCAGACAGGTGAACTAGACCATCGATACCGCCGTCAAGACCGATAAAGATACCGAAGTCAGTGATTGACTTGATCTTACCAGAAACCTTGTCGCCTTTGTTGTAACGAGTTGCGAAGTCATCCCATGGGTTGGTCTTACATTGCTTCAGACCTAGAGAAATACGACGACGCTCTTCATCGATGTCCAGAACCAGAACTTCAACTTCGTCACCTAAGTTAACCACTTTAGATGGGTGAATGTTCTTGTTAGTCCAATCCATTTCAGAAACGTGAACCAGACC from Shewanella putrefaciens includes these protein-coding regions:
- a CDS encoding SDR family oxidoreductase, whose product is MFNATMFNYQGKNVVVVGGTSGINLAIAIAFAQAGANVAVASRSQDKIDAAVLQLQQANPDGIHLGVSFDVRDLSALEVGFDKIAAEFGFIDVLVSGAAGNFPASAAKLSANGFKSVMDIDLLGSFQVLKQAYPLLRRPNGNIIQISAPQASIAMPMQVHVCAAKAGVDMLTRTLALEWGCEGLRINSIMPGPIANTEGFNRLAPSSALQQKVAQSVPLKRNGTGQDIANAALFLGSEFASYITGVVLPVDGGWSLGGASIAMTELGELAAKM
- the pyrF gene encoding orotidine-5'-phosphate decarboxylase, with the protein product MTTKPILVALDYDNKNHALQLIDKLDPNMCRLKVGKEMFTLFGPQLVKDIHDRGFDLFLDLKFHDIPNTVAKAVAAAAELGVWMTNVHASGGLAMMEAAKKALVPYGKDAPMLIAVTVLTSMSDDDLKLIGIDVPAFEHVQRLAKLTKQAGLDGVVCSAQEATVLKSLLGQDFKLITPGIRPVGSDVGDQHRVMTPPEALAAGSDYLVIGRPITKAADPLAALQAIYQSLL
- the lapB gene encoding lipopolysaccharide assembly protein LapB; translated protein: MLEILFLLLPIAAGYGWYMGRRSIRQNQTNQRKQLSRDYFTGLNFLLSNESDKAVDLFISMLDVDDETIDTHLSLGSLFRKRGEVDRSIRIHQNLIARPTLTNEQRDIAMMELGKDYLAAGFYDRAEEIFINLVSQDDHSEESETQLIAIYQVIKEWQKAIDITKRLSRKRQQTLKPIIAHFYCQLADEANDDVEKIKLLQQALKQDPKCGRALLTLAKKFLDIQDYSQCKAMLAALKKADIELFADALPTAKQVYRDTQDKEGYQELLAGAMAEGAGASVVVALAQHMISLDELKAAENMVLDALYRHPTMKGFQHLMQMHLRQAEEGQAKQSLTMLEQLVEQQIKFRPSYRCKECGFPSHALYWHCPSCKNWGSIKRIRGLDGE
- a CDS encoding LapA family protein; the protein is MKSFVVTVLVALLFILALIFGARNEQMVTISYFVAQGEYRLPVVLAIVFFAGFMLSWLFACYYIVRLKLTLAATQKKLNVQLAKMPQDVDA
- the ihfB gene encoding integration host factor subunit beta, whose protein sequence is MTKSELIEKLATRQSQLSAKEVESAIKEMLEQMATTLESGDRIEIRGFGSFSLHYRAPRTGRNPKTGSSVELEGKYVPHFKPGKELRERVDAVNV